The Centroberyx gerrardi isolate f3 chromosome 13, fCenGer3.hap1.cur.20231027, whole genome shotgun sequence genome contains the following window.
aaaaagtAGAGAGATGGAAGGGTTCTTCTCCATACCTGAGACAGCAGCCTCAGTAATGATGCGGAggacctctctctccatctcaggGTTGTTGCAGATCTCCTCCCAGCTGCCTCTCACCTGCCTCTGCTCCGCCATTGCCATGAGCTGCTTGTGGTTGGGCACCACGAAGCTGATCACGTACGACTGGTCACTGAAAAACAGGAACAGGATGGTCCACAAGttggctttttttgttttgtaagttGCAGTTTTAGCAGCATTAGGGAGAAAGAGATCAAGAGGTGAactagagaaacagagagagacaggaagagacggagagagtaTGTGCAGGGTTTTACCTGTTGGCATAGGCACAGATGTTGTCTATGAGCGGGCAGTTCTTCAGAACAGCCTCCACTTTTCCTAGAGAGACGTACTCGCCCGCCTGCAATTTCACCAGGTCCTTCTTACGGTCTACAGGGAGAGAACACACTTTAGAATCCTAACTGGCGTATCACcctataccacacacacacacacacacacacaagtttattATTCCTCACCGATGATCTTGAGGCATCCGTCAGGGTGGAACTCTCCAATGTCTCCGGTGCAGAACCATCGCTGGCCATTCTCATCCACAAAAAAGTCCTCGCGGTTCTTGGCTTCGTTCTTGTAGTAACCCATGGTTACGTTGGGCCCGCCAATCACAATCTCTCCCCGTGGGTTGGGCTTGTCTGTACTGTAGTAACCACCTGGAGAAGCACAGAgcttattaataaaaaaaaataaaacattaaagatatcatcattatctctctcactctctctttacaGTCGGGTCGTTCCCATCCAACTCACCCTCTTCCCAGTCCTTGAGTGTAATCTCTGAGCAAACTAGCGGAGCGCCCACTCGTCCTGTGCTATAGTcccaaactgaaaaaaaaaaaaacaccacacacacactactgcgTTACCATGGCAAATGTAGGCAATAACTGCACATCAAATATGCGATCTTTTTAATTgcttctcttttcatttcccactgggcagaaaaaaacattctctttctcacatttcctccctccctcattcctccCTCATTCCTCTCCCTAAAGCCGTTCTCTTACTCTCACTGATGGTGCCAGCTCCGCAGGTCTCCGTCAGGCCGTAGCCTTGCCCCACAGGGCAGCACAGACAGATGTTCATGAAGCGCTGGGTGGCAGCCGAGAGGGGAGCTCCGCCAGACAGCAGCACCCGCGTGTTCCCTCCCAACAGCGAACGCACCCGTTTGAACACGATGctgagggggaagggagagaaataagacaaaatatacagcgcagagatggagagatgtagagaggaaaaggagagaagtggaggagaaaagagtTATGAGAGTGGCTAAAGGTAGAGGCACCCAAGACAAAAATGCAGCAAGTCATTCAGACCATTCCAAAGTTAGTGATGAATCTATATGGAATCCAGATATTGATTCTTGGCCACTCCAAAGGTAATATTAAATCAATACTAAGCAATGATTCATATGTGCTAGAGAATCATTCCCTGTTGAATGTCTgcactttctgtgtgtgagtgtttaaaAGGGTTAGGTTAAGAATTAGGGCTGGGTTAAGATTAGCCATGTAGGTTAATGTTCGCTTATGTATCGACTTAGAGGGAGTGAAGGTAGTCAATAGAAGGAGCCTCGCTCTAGATCCAGcccatgtatacagtatatgtgtgtgtggtgtgtgttacctgtcacAGAGAGGCGTGTTGTAGCCTTTGGAGATCTGCTCCATCTTGTAGTTGTAGGCCAGCACAAAGAGCGTCTTCTGAAAGCTGCTCATCTCCTCCACTTTGGTCATTACATTCTTATAGATTCGGTCCATGATCTCCTACACAGgccaggcagagagacggggagaagaCAAAAAAAGCATGTAACTCAAAATTCCATACTCTCTCCAGGCTGtaatttcttgactggatttgaaggaTTTTGGTCAGTTTTTAATATGTATAATGTTGGTTGGATGACTGTTAAAGATTGTCAACATGGCCATATTACTCTAAGTTCATTCTTCACAACAAATATCATAATGTGAAATGGAGAGTGTGGTTAACCATTAGGTACAACTACATGAAATGCGTTTAAGTGTCCTCTCAGCTCAATGAAGTACTGGAATGTTAACAGCCAATACCATCAGAGCTTCTTCCAGGAACAGGCTTGGCTGTATCAGATTGGATAGATATGTTTATGCGGTGAAGAGACTTACTGGCACAGCAGCCATGAGGGTAGGTCTCAGCACGCTGGTATCTCCTTTACTCCCCTTCTTTATCTTGGTAGACTGGACAAATGAAACAAGACAGACACCGGTGTTGGCTCTGGCAGCATCGCTTAACAGCATCGGTGACGGTGTACGTCTCAATAATATATGATCTATGACTGTAATGCATCCAGGAGAGAGAGCTTTAAGTACACGACTGCAACAAAAGTGAACTGGACACAtggtgcgtgcgtgcgtgtgtgtacactgACCTGGTCGGCTAGCGTCTGTGGGGACGAGTAGCCGATGCGACAGCCGTGAGAGATACACACCAGTTCAGCACTGAGCTCTAGAACATGGGCCAAGGGCAGGTAGCCAATGTAGGTGTCTGTTTCACTGCCAGCACAGAAATGACACCGGGTTAATTTCCACTATACAGACAACAAAGAAACTAAAATACTGGGGTAGTAGGACACAAAGAAACTGcagaggttagagaaatggtaggagaatatatatgtgttttttcAGTCAAAGAGAGGAAGCAGTACACAAAGGAGCATGAACCAGACAAtgggaaaagaaaataaagctgagaagaggagaggaagtgacagAGAGCACGTGATCTGGAGAGGACAGTGAATCTGATGCTGGCATACTCGAGGTTGGGGATTCGCTCGGCCATGCCCGTGATGCCGGCGATGATGTTGCTATGGGAGATCATGACGCCCTTAGGGATGCCTGTGGAGCCGCTGGTGTACATGATGACGGCCACGTCGGACGGCTCCGGCTGCCTGCGATCCACTGCCACTGTAGAGGAAGAAGAGCGGAGGGAGGCTGGTTAGAGAGGGAACGGACCACACACCTGCAAATGCATTATTAGCAATAACAATATATTAAGAGAGGAAGCAATGTCTTTTCACTAAAATACAGATACCGATAACATCACATCACCGCGTTCACCATCGCTTACCATTAAGGCTGCAGTCGTCCAATCCAAAGCATAATAAATCCAAGTGAGAGCTCCTCAAACAATTGTATGCTATGTAAGGCTTGAAGGGGATTTAGTATACTCTTCAAGAGTAAGAGAAAGGGTACTTGTTACATGCTGcatcttcatttaaaaaaaatactgtttgaTAAGGCCATGTAATTAGAAAAATTGCATGATTTTTGAGCCCTATCCCCTTCTTCTACCAATCTTAATGTATACGCAAT
Protein-coding sequences here:
- the acsl3b gene encoding long-chain-fatty-acid--CoA ligase 3b, which codes for MKLKEDMNPLLLQVFRSVVWVYSVITFLPWYFFSGAGTNLERARRIKARSISGHPAGPYRAINSQQKLVGWLHPGVDSLDKVFEYAARRFPERDCLGTRQVLSEEDELQPNGKVFKKVILGDYNWLSYEEAYQAAKCFGSGLAGLGQRPQCNIAIFCETRAEWIIAAQACFMYNFPLVTLYSTLGPTAISHGLNETEVTHIITSKDLLQGRLKAILCDVPRLQHIIVVDKKPTSWPDVPRGIMVYNMDTVQEMGSRPENMAVDRRQPEPSDVAVIMYTSGSTGIPKGVMISHSNIIAGITGMAERIPNLDETDTYIGYLPLAHVLELSAELVCISHGCRIGYSSPQTLADQSTKIKKGSKGDTSVLRPTLMAAVPEIMDRIYKNVMTKVEEMSSFQKTLFVLAYNYKMEQISKGYNTPLCDSIVFKRVRSLLGGNTRVLLSGGAPLSAATQRFMNICLCCPVGQGYGLTETCGAGTISEIWDYSTGRVGAPLVCSEITLKDWEEGGYYSTDKPNPRGEIVIGGPNVTMGYYKNEAKNREDFFVDENGQRWFCTGDIGEFHPDGCLKIIDRKKDLVKLQAGEYVSLGKVEAVLKNCPLIDNICAYANSDQSYVISFVVPNHKQLMAMAEQRQVRGSWEEICNNPEMEREVLRIITEAAVSAKLERFEIPKKIRLSAEAWTPETGLVTDAFKLKRKELKSHYQEDIERMYGGK